One Pseudomonas tolaasii NCPPB 2192 genomic window carries:
- a CDS encoding sugar-binding transcriptional regulator, producing the protein MSQIEEQRLITKIASLYYEEGLKQSEISTQLDLSQSFISRALRRALQEGVVKISVMRLQGLHLELENQLQRRYGVRQVIVVEATEPGNDESIKQAIGSAAAHYLETSLSAQDHIGISSWSSTIRAMVSHLHAQPGKQGAQEVVQLLGGVGNKGAFEATLLTQRLATLLNCPAFLLPSQSIEQSVESKQRIVQMEEVKEVLQRFDSITLAIVGIGDLEPSQLLRNSGNYYTEDMLRLLAERGAVGDICLRYFDAQGNPVLEEDEEFVVSVALPKLRSIQRVLGLAGGLNKVQAIRGALKGGYLDILITDLDTAQALNH; encoded by the coding sequence ATGAGCCAGATCGAAGAACAGCGCCTGATCACCAAGATCGCGAGCCTCTATTACGAAGAAGGGCTCAAGCAGTCCGAGATTTCCACGCAGCTCGACCTTTCCCAGTCGTTTATCAGCCGCGCCCTGCGCCGGGCGCTGCAGGAAGGCGTGGTAAAGATCAGCGTGATGCGCCTGCAAGGCCTGCACCTGGAGCTGGAAAACCAGTTGCAACGTCGCTACGGCGTGCGCCAGGTGATCGTGGTGGAAGCCACGGAGCCGGGCAATGACGAAAGCATCAAGCAGGCGATCGGTTCGGCGGCTGCGCATTATCTGGAAACCAGCTTGTCTGCCCAGGACCATATCGGCATTTCGTCGTGGAGCAGCACCATCCGCGCCATGGTCAGTCACTTGCACGCCCAACCCGGCAAACAAGGGGCCCAGGAAGTGGTGCAACTACTCGGTGGCGTGGGCAACAAAGGTGCCTTCGAAGCCACCCTGCTGACCCAGCGCCTGGCCACCCTGCTCAACTGCCCGGCATTTTTGCTGCCCTCGCAAAGCATCGAACAATCGGTGGAGAGCAAGCAGCGCATTGTGCAGATGGAAGAGGTCAAGGAAGTGCTGCAACGCTTTGACAGCATCACCCTGGCCATCGTCGGCATCGGTGACCTGGAACCCTCGCAACTGCTGCGCAACAGCGGCAACTATTACACCGAAGACATGCTGCGCTTGCTGGCCGAGCGCGGCGCGGTGGGCGATATCTGCCTGCGCTACTTCGACGCCCAGGGCAACCCGGTGCTGGAAGAAGACGAAGAGTTCGTGGTGTCGGTGGCGCTGCCCAAACTGCGCTCGATCCAGCGCGTACTCGGCCTGGCCGGCGGCCTGAACAAGGTGCAGGCGATTCGCGGTGCGCTCAAGGGCGGCTACCTCGATATCCTGATCACCGACCTCGACACCGCCCAGGCCCTGAACCACTAA
- the tal gene encoding transaldolase: MKSKLEQLKQFTTVVCDTGDLEAISRLRPVDATTNPSLLLKAAAIPQYAKLLRDAVNLSKGNVDLACDHFAVSVGAGILKVIPGRISTEVDARLSFDEEALWAKANQLIALYDQAGVSRDRVLIKLASTWEGIRTAERLEKAGIQTNLTLLFSFAQAVACADAGVFLISPFVGRIYDWYRKNTGLDYTGADDPGVQSVTRIYNYYKANQIPTVVMGASFRTVSQIEQLAGCDRLTISPDLLQKLADDNGTLERKLAPGVDGEARQRFTEAQFRWASNEDAMATEKLAEGIRQFARDQEKLEAVLAAL, translated from the coding sequence ATGAAGTCCAAGCTCGAACAACTCAAGCAATTTACCACCGTGGTTTGCGACACCGGCGACCTGGAAGCCATCAGCCGCCTGCGCCCGGTAGACGCCACCACCAACCCTTCGCTGTTGCTCAAAGCTGCCGCCATCCCGCAATACGCCAAGCTGCTGCGAGATGCGGTGAACCTGTCCAAGGGTAATGTGGACTTGGCCTGCGACCATTTTGCGGTGTCGGTGGGCGCGGGCATTCTGAAGGTGATTCCGGGGCGCATCTCTACTGAAGTCGATGCACGCTTGTCCTTCGACGAAGAGGCGCTGTGGGCCAAGGCCAACCAGTTGATCGCCCTGTACGACCAGGCCGGTGTGAGCCGCGACCGCGTGCTCATCAAACTGGCCTCCACCTGGGAAGGCATCCGCACCGCCGAACGCCTGGAAAAGGCCGGCATCCAGACCAACCTCACCCTGCTGTTCTCCTTCGCCCAGGCCGTGGCTTGCGCCGACGCGGGCGTGTTTCTGATCTCGCCGTTCGTGGGCCGTATCTACGACTGGTACCGCAAAAACACCGGCCTGGATTACACCGGCGCCGACGACCCGGGCGTGCAGTCGGTGACGCGCATCTACAACTACTACAAGGCCAACCAGATTCCGACCGTGGTCATGGGTGCAAGCTTCCGCACCGTGAGCCAGATCGAGCAACTGGCCGGCTGCGACCGCCTGACCATCAGCCCGGATTTGCTGCAAAAACTGGCTGACGATAACGGCACGCTGGAACGCAAACTGGCGCCAGGCGTCGACGGTGAAGCACGTCAACGGTTCACCGAAGCGCAGTTCCGCTGGGCGTCGAATGAAGATGCAATGGCGACGGAGAAACTGGCGGAAGGGATTCGCCAGTTTGCGCGGGATCAGGAGAAGCTGGAGGCGGTGTTGGCGGCGTTGTAA
- a CDS encoding lysozyme inhibitor LprI family protein, with the protein MIKPVVFALFASAAALLFSPSSFAASFDCSKARASDEITICKNVSLNDQDVTMALLYDLNKHFMAMGGRGSLMDGQAEWLKRRHACGAKVSCLSAAYTQRIGLLRGFIDERVMTKGPF; encoded by the coding sequence ATGATCAAACCTGTTGTTTTTGCGCTGTTTGCCAGTGCAGCGGCGCTGCTGTTCAGCCCTTCAAGCTTCGCCGCCAGTTTCGACTGTTCCAAAGCCAGGGCGTCTGACGAAATCACCATCTGCAAGAACGTCAGTCTCAACGACCAGGACGTGACCATGGCGTTGCTCTACGACCTGAACAAGCACTTTATGGCCATGGGTGGGCGCGGTTCATTGATGGACGGGCAAGCCGAGTGGCTCAAGAGGCGCCATGCCTGCGGGGCGAAAGTGAGTTGCCTGAGCGCTGCTTATACGCAGCGGATAGGCCTGTTGCGCGGGTTCATTGATGAGCGGGTGATGACGAAAGGGCCGTTCTGA